In Streptomyces sp. NBC_00306, a single genomic region encodes these proteins:
- a CDS encoding LacI family DNA-binding transcriptional regulator produces the protein MKDIARRAGVSESAVSFALNDRPGVSEITRDRVRRVAEQLGWRPSTAARALSGEGAATVGLVVARPATTLGVDSFFLQLISGIQEVLAERHLGLLFQVVEDVADECAVYRRWWAEHRVDGVLVVDPRTDDPRPALLDELGLPGVVIGGLPDGHPNLSQVRADDTGAMAVIVGRLHELGHRRIVHIAGLSSLAHTDRRIRSLRVEAERRHLAEARSVTTDYSDTEGAAVTRRVLTGEAPPTALVYDNDVMAAAGAAVTIGLGLNVPGDVSIVSWEDSVLCRMAHPWLTALSRDTVAFGRLAAEELTALLDGGAARTVGVPLPRLLERESTATAPGAG, from the coding sequence ATGAAGGACATCGCCCGCCGTGCCGGTGTGTCGGAGAGCGCCGTGTCCTTCGCGCTGAACGACCGGCCGGGGGTCTCGGAGATCACCCGCGACCGGGTGCGCCGGGTCGCCGAGCAGCTGGGCTGGCGACCGAGCACGGCCGCCCGTGCCCTGTCCGGCGAAGGTGCGGCGACGGTCGGGCTCGTCGTGGCACGGCCCGCGACGACGCTCGGCGTGGACTCCTTCTTCCTCCAGTTGATCTCCGGCATCCAGGAAGTGCTGGCGGAGCGTCACCTCGGCCTGCTGTTCCAGGTGGTGGAGGACGTGGCGGACGAGTGCGCCGTCTATCGCCGCTGGTGGGCCGAGCACCGCGTGGACGGTGTGCTGGTGGTGGATCCGCGGACGGACGACCCGCGTCCGGCGCTGCTGGACGAACTGGGACTGCCCGGGGTCGTCATCGGCGGGCTGCCCGACGGACACCCGAATCTCTCCCAGGTGCGGGCCGACGACACCGGCGCCATGGCGGTGATCGTCGGCCGGCTGCACGAGCTCGGCCACCGGCGGATCGTGCACATCGCGGGTCTGTCCTCGCTCGCCCACACCGACCGGCGCATCCGCTCGCTGCGTGTGGAGGCCGAGCGGCGCCATCTCGCCGAGGCCCGTTCGGTGACCACCGACTACTCCGACACCGAAGGTGCCGCGGTGACCCGGCGGGTGCTGACGGGCGAGGCGCCGCCCACCGCCCTCGTCTACGACAACGACGTGATGGCCGCCGCGGGCGCCGCCGTGACGATCGGCCTCGGACTCAACGTCCCCGGCGACGTCTCGATCGTCTCGTGGGAGGACTCCGTGCTGTGCCGGATGGCCCATCCCTGGCTGACCGCGCTGTCCCGGGACACGGTCGCCTTCGGACGGCTCGCCGCCGAGGAACTGACGGCCCTGCTGGACGGTGGCGCGGCACGGACGGTGGGGGTACCGCTCCCCCGGCTCCTCGAACGGGAGAGCACGGCGACCGCGCCGGGCGCGGGCTGA
- a CDS encoding TetR/AcrR family transcriptional regulator: MKLLDAAEELFYERGVQAVGMDEIRSASGVSLKRLYQVFPSKAELLRAYLERRDIRWRTQVMEYADSRADGEERILAVYDWLRDWFAQPDFRGCAFINSYGELGAVDPAVAEAARHHKSAFGAYVASLVKDAGRPAELAGPLVLLAEGAMATAAITRSADAAGQARQGASMLLRATEPASTRASGI, encoded by the coding sequence ATGAAACTGCTCGACGCGGCCGAGGAGCTGTTCTACGAACGAGGCGTCCAGGCCGTCGGCATGGACGAGATCCGTTCCGCGTCCGGCGTCTCCCTCAAGCGCCTCTACCAGGTCTTCCCCTCCAAGGCGGAGCTGCTGCGGGCCTACCTCGAACGGCGCGACATCCGCTGGCGCACACAGGTCATGGAGTACGCCGACAGCCGGGCGGACGGGGAGGAACGCATCCTCGCCGTCTACGACTGGCTCCGGGACTGGTTCGCGCAGCCGGACTTCCGGGGCTGCGCCTTCATCAACTCCTACGGCGAGCTCGGCGCCGTCGACCCGGCAGTCGCCGAGGCGGCCCGCCACCACAAGAGCGCCTTCGGGGCCTACGTGGCGAGCCTGGTGAAGGACGCGGGCCGCCCCGCGGAACTCGCCGGCCCGCTCGTCCTGCTCGCCGAGGGCGCGATGGCCACGGCGGCCATCACCCGCTCCGCCGACGCGGCCGGGCAGGCACGGCAGGGCGCCTCGATGCTGCTGCGGGCAACGGAGCCGGCGTCCACGCGAGCATCCGGAATATGA
- a CDS encoding carbohydrate ABC transporter permease, with the protein MKAISVTDAEGRRIPGWQLVLRYLLLLAVLALTVGPFLWQLSTSLKGPHEDIFSSPPKFFPSDPTLDNYTRVANTIPVWDYALNSLKVAATNVVTNCVGAALAGYALARMRYRGRRAATLAFVLAMLVPVEGIIIAQFTTMRDLGLNNTLVAVLLPGCIGALNVLLMRNAFLGLPQEVEEAAYVDGANVWQRFLRIALPSVKGTLAVVAIFSFMGAWDDFLWPLIVLSDPQNFTLTIGLNYLHGTFANDERLVAAGTIIAVLPLIILFACLQRFFFRGVGEGAVKG; encoded by the coding sequence GTGAAAGCGATCAGCGTGACGGACGCCGAAGGCCGGCGGATCCCGGGCTGGCAGCTCGTGCTGCGCTACCTCCTGCTGCTCGCCGTACTGGCCCTGACCGTCGGGCCCTTCCTGTGGCAGTTGTCCACCTCGCTCAAGGGACCGCACGAGGACATCTTCAGTTCCCCGCCGAAGTTCTTCCCCAGCGACCCGACCCTCGACAACTACACACGCGTCGCCAACACCATCCCGGTGTGGGACTACGCGCTCAACTCCCTGAAGGTCGCAGCGACCAACGTGGTCACCAACTGCGTCGGCGCGGCACTCGCGGGCTACGCGCTCGCCCGGATGCGCTACCGCGGACGCCGGGCCGCGACGCTCGCCTTCGTCCTCGCGATGCTCGTCCCCGTCGAGGGCATCATCATCGCCCAGTTCACCACCATGCGGGACCTCGGGCTGAACAACACCCTGGTCGCCGTCCTGTTGCCGGGCTGCATCGGAGCGCTCAACGTCCTGCTGATGCGCAACGCCTTCCTGGGCCTCCCGCAGGAGGTGGAGGAGGCGGCCTACGTCGACGGCGCGAACGTGTGGCAGCGATTCCTGCGTATCGCCCTGCCCTCGGTCAAGGGCACCCTCGCCGTGGTCGCGATCTTCTCCTTCATGGGCGCCTGGGACGACTTCCTGTGGCCGCTCATCGTCCTGAGCGATCCGCAGAACTTCACGCTCACCATCGGCCTGAACTATCTGCACGGCACCTTCGCCAACGACGAACGCCTCGTCGCCGCCGGAACGATCATCGCCGTGCTGCCCCTGATCATCCTTTTCGCCTGTCTGCAGCGCTTCTTCTTCCGCGGTGTCGGTGAGGGGGCCGTCAAGGGCTGA
- a CDS encoding S1 family peptidase, with translation MTHARRRLQRIARLAAVGGLLCGGLMVTDAVAGETPGAGGTPANDVGTRLVSELGTSRTAGTWMGDDGREVVAVTDEQAAEEVERAGARAKVVRYNMSQLRSATDALGQAPRVPGTAWSLDYATNTVSVQADSTVSAADWDRLSAVAEKIGASVRMERTAGSFTTRINGAEPILAGEGRCSAGFNVTDGRANFVLTAGHCGPAGTTWFQDNSGSKPVGNMTVSRFPGNDFALVQYQNGEIPGGPNVVNIGGGQAVQINGAAEPFVGQQVFRSGSTTGLRTGQVTGLNATVNYPEGTVVGLIKTTVCAEPGDSGGPLFAEGLALGVTSGGNGDCTRGGVTYFQPATKAMAALGVRLTGGGAAANGAAQAPLNPDLPPPNTAGGNAPLNPGGGEGRTVTNILGPEAVAPGLIVITVSLLGLIATRSIWSAQDRRDFRSHYTQSWG, from the coding sequence ATGACGCACGCACGACGCAGACTGCAGCGGATCGCACGGCTGGCCGCCGTGGGAGGACTGCTCTGCGGAGGGCTGATGGTCACGGACGCCGTGGCCGGTGAGACCCCCGGAGCGGGCGGGACACCGGCCAATGACGTGGGCACCCGGCTCGTGTCGGAGCTCGGCACGTCGCGCACCGCGGGCACCTGGATGGGCGACGACGGGCGCGAGGTCGTGGCGGTGACCGACGAGCAGGCGGCCGAGGAGGTCGAGCGTGCGGGCGCGCGCGCCAAGGTCGTGCGGTACAACATGAGCCAACTGCGGTCGGCCACCGATGCGTTGGGCCAGGCTCCGCGGGTGCCGGGCACCGCGTGGTCACTGGACTATGCGACCAACACGGTGTCGGTGCAGGCCGACAGCACGGTGTCGGCGGCCGACTGGGACCGGCTGTCCGCCGTCGCCGAGAAGATCGGCGCGTCCGTACGGATGGAGCGCACCGCCGGGTCGTTCACCACCAGGATCAACGGCGCCGAGCCGATTCTCGCCGGCGAGGGCCGCTGTTCCGCCGGCTTCAACGTCACCGACGGCCGGGCCAACTTCGTCCTCACGGCGGGCCATTGCGGTCCCGCGGGCACCACCTGGTTCCAGGACAACAGCGGCAGCAAGCCGGTGGGCAACATGACAGTGAGCAGGTTCCCCGGCAACGACTTCGCGCTCGTGCAGTACCAGAACGGCGAGATCCCCGGTGGGCCCAATGTGGTGAACATCGGCGGAGGCCAGGCCGTCCAGATCAACGGGGCCGCCGAACCCTTCGTCGGCCAGCAGGTGTTCCGCAGCGGCAGTACGACCGGGCTGCGCACCGGACAGGTCACCGGACTGAACGCGACCGTGAACTACCCCGAGGGCACGGTCGTCGGCCTCATCAAGACGACGGTGTGCGCCGAACCCGGTGACAGCGGGGGCCCGTTGTTCGCGGAGGGTCTGGCGCTCGGCGTGACGTCGGGCGGCAACGGCGACTGCACCAGGGGCGGCGTCACCTACTTCCAGCCGGCGACCAAGGCGATGGCGGCCCTTGGCGTACGTCTCACCGGTGGCGGCGCCGCCGCGAACGGCGCGGCCCAGGCACCGCTCAACCCCGACCTCCCGCCGCCGAACACCGCGGGCGGCAACGCCCCCCTCAACCCGGGCGGGGGCGAGGGACGGACGGTCACCAACATCCTCGGACCCGAGGCTGTCGCTCCGGGGCTGATCGTCATCACGGTGAGTCTGCTCGGGCTGATCGCCACCCGGTCGATCTGGTCGGCGCAGGACCGCCGGGACTTCCGCAGCCACTACACGCAGAGCTGGGGCTGA
- a CDS encoding nuclear transport factor 2 family protein codes for MSLRPPVPPFTRESAVDKVRLAEDGWNSRTPEKVALAYTEDSRWRNRAERFAGRDRIVAFLTRKWARELDYRLIKELWAYGGDRIAVRFAYEWHDDSGQWYRSYGNENWEFDESGLMRVRHASINDAPIQESDRAYHWPLGRRPDDHPGLSELGF; via the coding sequence ATGTCGCTCCGTCCTCCCGTCCCGCCCTTCACCCGCGAGAGCGCCGTCGACAAGGTCCGCCTCGCCGAGGACGGCTGGAACAGCCGCACCCCCGAAAAGGTCGCCCTCGCCTATACGGAGGACTCCCGCTGGCGCAACCGCGCCGAACGGTTCGCCGGACGCGACCGGATCGTCGCCTTCCTGACCCGCAAGTGGGCCAGGGAGCTGGACTACCGCCTGATCAAGGAGCTGTGGGCGTACGGCGGTGACCGTATCGCCGTGCGCTTCGCCTACGAATGGCACGACGACTCCGGCCAGTGGTACCGCTCGTACGGCAACGAGAACTGGGAGTTCGACGAGAGCGGTCTGATGCGGGTGCGGCACGCGAGCATCAACGACGCACCGATCCAGGAGTCCGACCGCGCCTACCACTGGCCGCTCGGCCGCCGCCCCGACGACCATCCCGGACTCTCGGAGCTCGGATTCTGA
- a CDS encoding Clp protease N-terminal domain-containing protein, which yields MENPGRMTHPVRLDDLIEAIKRVHSNELDQLSDAVIAADHLGDVADHLIGHFVDQARRSGASWTEIGKSMGVTRQAAQKRFVPKGSAESDLAPSQGFSRFTERARNCLMAAHNEAHTARNTTIGPAHLVLGLLAEPDALAARAIVAQGVPLDTVRRAATAALPPAADEVPDLVPYDASSRKVLELTFREALRLGHNYIGTEHMVLALLEFEDGAGVLTTAGVDKAAAEGHIADAVAAIIAARRQD from the coding sequence ATGGAGAATCCCGGCCGCATGACCCATCCCGTACGGCTCGACGACCTCATCGAGGCCATCAAGAGGGTCCATTCCAACGAACTCGACCAGCTGTCGGACGCGGTCATCGCCGCCGATCACCTCGGGGACGTGGCCGACCATCTGATCGGTCACTTCGTGGACCAGGCCCGGCGTTCCGGTGCCTCGTGGACGGAGATCGGCAAGAGCATGGGCGTCACCCGCCAGGCCGCTCAGAAGCGATTCGTCCCCAAGGGCAGCGCCGAGTCGGATCTCGCCCCCAGCCAGGGTTTCAGCAGGTTCACCGAGCGGGCCAGGAACTGCCTGATGGCGGCGCACAACGAGGCCCACACCGCACGGAACACCACGATCGGGCCGGCGCATCTAGTCCTCGGGCTGCTCGCCGAGCCGGACGCGCTCGCCGCCCGTGCGATCGTCGCGCAGGGTGTGCCGCTGGACACCGTCCGCCGGGCCGCGACCGCGGCATTGCCGCCCGCGGCCGACGAGGTGCCCGACCTGGTCCCGTACGACGCGTCGTCGCGCAAGGTCCTGGAACTGACCTTCCGTGAGGCGCTGCGCCTGGGCCACAACTACATCGGCACCGAGCACATGGTGCTTGCCCTGCTGGAGTTCGAGGACGGCGCGGGCGTGCTCACCACGGCCGGCGTCGACAAGGCCGCGGCAGAGGGCCATATCGCCGACGCCGTGGCGGCGATCATCGCCGCCCGCCGGCAGGATTGA
- a CDS encoding SpoIIE family protein phosphatase codes for MRDTAGGGHSYCVTWYAAAGHTPQDRRGVTAGTGKSDGRVPDELELVLAQASVSAIEAVGGFAGGVYLRSESEGLLRLAVLAGLPQRLFRPWWRMHVNRPFPVAEAYRSGRAVHLADAEEAMRRFPQLMAGLPFPFGSLYVPVVADSERFGVLVVLRRATVGQPVDNSDRHRIHNAARRLGAALAALSARGSPVAWEGEPVPVQLPALTTPPVRIGHFEWELSSGTVTADEDMCTILGADPKGFPGTIEALTERLSPEDMFGLWAVARQALDSSRPVARRMRLRGSDGRPHLLELTGRRADPPEAGQGDRLTGFLVDLGTGPIISEATERLPRGIFSLDRLGRITYLNQRAERMFERGAPELTGRILWDVVPWLGNPAYEDHYRAAMMSHTAVHFMARRTEDEWLSVSLFPGHDGLTASLMPADEPSYAPGSVITPGTGLGSPADRASALYRPVALAIALTEAVTARQVSAVVTEELLPAFGGRQLAIYLLNERHLYLAWETGFPQGFLDRFDGVALDARLPGVETLTSGRPIFFESMEHLATAYPGIPLDAHVGARAFLPLIASGRPVGSCILGFDQPRGFSPEERTVLTALAGLIAQALERAQRYDSEAALARGLQDALLPHRLPVLSNAATVGRYLPGTQGMEVGGDWYDVVEQGDKIALVIGDVQGHGVSAAATMGQLRTALRAFALAGHDPQEVVTGTNRLLIDLDPGQFASCCYIVVDPATGITRAVRAGHPQPLLRHPDGRTDVLNLAGGVVLGVDPAATYPVTELRLEPGAVLALFTDGLVEEPGRDIDVGIDRLCATFAECGSLTLAETADRLIREAGQAADRPDDIALLLATRWV; via the coding sequence ATGCGCGATACGGCTGGGGGAGGGCATTCTTACTGTGTGACCTGGTACGCCGCGGCCGGGCACACTCCGCAGGATCGACGCGGGGTCACGGCCGGGACAGGGAAGAGCGACGGCCGAGTTCCCGACGAACTGGAGCTCGTACTCGCTCAAGCCTCCGTGAGCGCCATCGAAGCGGTCGGGGGGTTCGCCGGTGGCGTCTATCTGCGGTCCGAATCCGAGGGACTCCTGAGGCTGGCCGTGCTCGCCGGGCTGCCGCAGCGCCTGTTCCGGCCCTGGTGGCGCATGCATGTGAACAGGCCGTTCCCCGTCGCCGAGGCCTACAGATCGGGACGTGCCGTCCACCTGGCGGACGCCGAAGAAGCGATGCGCCGCTTCCCGCAGCTCATGGCGGGCCTGCCCTTCCCCTTCGGATCGCTCTACGTTCCCGTCGTCGCCGACAGCGAAAGATTCGGTGTTCTGGTGGTCCTGCGGCGGGCCACCGTCGGGCAGCCCGTCGACAACAGCGACCGCCACCGGATCCACAACGCCGCCCGGCGGCTCGGAGCCGCGCTCGCCGCACTGAGCGCCCGGGGCTCGCCCGTCGCCTGGGAGGGCGAGCCCGTCCCCGTCCAGCTGCCTGCCCTCACCACACCCCCCGTACGCATCGGCCACTTCGAGTGGGAGCTGAGCAGCGGCACCGTCACGGCGGACGAGGACATGTGCACGATCCTCGGCGCTGATCCGAAGGGGTTCCCGGGCACGATCGAGGCGCTGACCGAACGGCTGTCGCCGGAGGACATGTTCGGCCTGTGGGCCGTCGCGCGGCAGGCGCTCGACTCCAGCCGGCCGGTGGCCCGGCGAATGCGGCTGCGCGGATCCGACGGCCGGCCGCACCTGCTCGAGCTCACGGGCCGCCGCGCCGACCCGCCGGAAGCCGGACAGGGGGACCGTCTGACCGGATTCCTGGTGGACCTCGGCACCGGGCCGATCATCTCCGAGGCGACGGAGCGGCTGCCCCGCGGGATCTTCTCGCTCGACCGGCTCGGCCGGATCACCTACCTCAACCAGCGCGCCGAGAGGATGTTCGAGCGCGGCGCGCCCGAACTGACCGGGCGCATCCTGTGGGATGTGGTGCCCTGGCTCGGCAACCCCGCCTACGAGGACCACTACCGGGCCGCGATGATGTCCCACACCGCCGTGCACTTCATGGCCCGGCGGACCGAGGACGAGTGGCTGTCCGTCTCCCTCTTCCCCGGCCATGACGGTCTGACCGCGAGCCTCATGCCCGCGGACGAGCCGTCGTACGCCCCGGGTTCGGTGATCACCCCCGGCACCGGCCTCGGCTCACCGGCCGACCGCGCCTCGGCGCTCTACCGTCCGGTCGCGCTGGCCATCGCCCTGACCGAGGCCGTCACGGCACGTCAGGTATCCGCCGTCGTCACCGAGGAACTGCTCCCGGCCTTCGGTGGCAGGCAGCTGGCGATCTATCTGCTCAACGAAAGACACCTCTACCTGGCCTGGGAGACCGGCTTCCCGCAGGGGTTCCTGGACCGCTTCGACGGCGTGGCGCTCGACGCGCGGCTGCCCGGAGTCGAAACCCTGACCTCCGGCCGCCCGATCTTCTTCGAGTCGATGGAGCATCTGGCGACCGCCTATCCCGGCATTCCGCTCGACGCCCACGTGGGCGCGCGGGCCTTCCTGCCGCTGATCGCCTCCGGCCGGCCGGTGGGCTCCTGCATTCTCGGCTTCGACCAGCCGCGCGGATTCAGCCCGGAGGAACGTACGGTCCTGACCGCGCTCGCCGGACTCATCGCGCAGGCGCTGGAGCGCGCCCAGCGCTACGACAGTGAGGCGGCGCTCGCCCGCGGACTGCAGGACGCCCTGCTGCCGCACCGGCTGCCCGTCCTGAGCAATGCCGCGACCGTGGGCCGCTATCTCCCCGGCACTCAGGGCATGGAGGTCGGCGGGGACTGGTACGACGTCGTCGAGCAAGGTGACAAGATCGCCCTGGTCATCGGCGACGTCCAGGGGCACGGGGTGTCCGCGGCGGCCACGATGGGTCAACTGCGCACCGCGCTGCGGGCGTTCGCGCTGGCGGGCCACGATCCGCAGGAAGTGGTGACCGGTACCAACCGGCTGCTCATCGACCTCGACCCGGGCCAGTTCGCCAGTTGCTGCTACATCGTCGTCGACCCGGCGACCGGCATCACGCGAGCCGTAAGGGCCGGTCATCCGCAGCCGCTGCTGCGGCACCCCGACGGACGGACCGACGTGCTCAACCTGGCGGGCGGAGTCGTGCTCGGCGTCGACCCCGCTGCCACCTATCCGGTCACCGAACTGCGTCTGGAACCCGGCGCGGTGCTGGCGTTGTTCACCGACGGTCTGGTCGAGGAGCCGGGGCGCGACATCGACGTCGGTATCGACCGGCTGTGCGCCACGTTCGCCGAATGCGGATCGCTGACCCTGGCCGAGACGGCGGACCGGCTGATCCGGGAGGCCGGTCAGGCGGCGGACCGGCCCGACGACATCGCGCTGCTGCTCGCCACCCGCTGGGTGTAG
- a CDS encoding carbohydrate ABC transporter permease, with protein sequence MTTSTVSSAAASPPERVEPKRAARSGGRRPGSPIRRQLPTSPWLFALPGLLIVGAFSLYPFISTLVNAFTDRRTLIPGQFVGLANFEELLHDDMFWIGLRNSTLYVLGVVPALVILPLLLAMLVQRHIPGITFFRSAFYTPVVASIVVVGLIWVWMLDDRGLINAVLEAVGVGKVGFLSDQWLLLGSAMAVTVWKGLGYYMIIYLAALANVPRELHEAAAVDGAGPVRRFVTVTVPAVRSTMVLVGALSSVAAFKVFSEVYLMAGPSGGPAGEDTTLVMLVQRVGTGLSGRVGYASAISVVVFVVTVALMLLVLRADRREDA encoded by the coding sequence ATGACCACCTCCACCGTTTCCTCCGCCGCGGCGAGCCCGCCGGAGCGCGTCGAGCCGAAGAGGGCGGCCCGCTCCGGCGGCCGCCGCCCCGGCAGCCCGATCAGGCGCCAACTGCCGACCAGCCCCTGGCTGTTCGCCCTACCCGGTCTGCTGATCGTCGGGGCCTTCAGCCTGTATCCCTTCATCAGCACGCTGGTGAACGCCTTCACCGACCGCCGCACCCTGATCCCCGGACAGTTCGTGGGCCTCGCCAACTTCGAGGAACTCCTCCACGACGACATGTTCTGGATCGGACTGCGCAACAGCACCCTGTACGTCCTCGGCGTGGTGCCCGCGCTGGTGATCCTGCCTCTGCTGCTCGCGATGCTTGTGCAGCGCCACATCCCCGGTATCACCTTCTTCCGGTCGGCCTTCTACACACCGGTGGTCGCCTCCATCGTGGTCGTCGGTCTGATCTGGGTGTGGATGCTGGACGACCGCGGGCTGATCAACGCCGTCCTGGAGGCGGTGGGCGTCGGCAAGGTCGGCTTCCTCAGCGACCAGTGGCTGCTGCTCGGCAGCGCCATGGCGGTGACGGTCTGGAAGGGCCTCGGCTACTACATGATCATTTATCTGGCCGCGCTGGCGAACGTGCCCCGCGAACTCCACGAGGCCGCGGCGGTCGACGGGGCGGGCCCCGTCCGGCGCTTCGTCACCGTCACCGTCCCCGCCGTCCGCTCCACCATGGTCCTCGTCGGAGCCCTCTCCTCGGTCGCCGCCTTCAAGGTCTTCTCCGAGGTCTATCTGATGGCCGGCCCCAGCGGAGGGCCCGCGGGCGAGGACACCACACTCGTGATGCTCGTCCAGCGCGTCGGCACCGGACTGTCCGGACGCGTCGGCTACGCCTCCGCCATCTCGGTGGTCGTCTTCGTCGTCACCGTCGCCCTGATGCTGCTCGTGCTCCGCGCCGACCGCCGGGAGGACGCGTGA
- a CDS encoding MurR/RpiR family transcriptional regulator, which yields MPSGQQARAQASAITPGRLSPDAEPAPTDRVLALFGGHRLSPGQRRIAQYITDHLTEAAFLSITDLAERVGVSQPSVTRFASSVGFSGYPALREALQPIALSAVAGSPDSREQIRRNELQAAVDAEIENLENLRRVLADTDQVLDVGRELARSVPLTVLGLRISVSLAEYFAYAARRIHPDVRTVTRGGSVAYDALLQSRAAGGTWVLAFAMPRHANETLAAMRAARSTGLRVALITDLSLGPIVDEADVALTAATGSRLVFDSYAAPGVLSAALLQAMADADPQRTQSRLESYEQAAEQHDFFLED from the coding sequence GTGCCATCAGGGCAGCAGGCACGCGCACAGGCGTCTGCGATCACGCCGGGGAGACTTTCTCCCGACGCGGAGCCGGCCCCAACAGACAGGGTTCTCGCCCTTTTCGGCGGCCATCGGCTCTCGCCGGGACAGCGGCGGATCGCGCAGTACATCACCGACCACCTCACCGAGGCGGCGTTCCTGTCGATCACGGATCTCGCGGAGCGGGTGGGGGTCAGCCAGCCCTCGGTGACCCGGTTCGCCTCGTCGGTCGGCTTCAGCGGCTATCCCGCGCTCCGCGAGGCGCTTCAGCCCATCGCGCTCAGCGCCGTCGCGGGCTCGCCCGACTCGCGCGAACAGATCCGCCGCAACGAACTGCAGGCCGCCGTGGACGCCGAGATCGAGAACCTCGAGAATCTGCGCCGGGTACTGGCCGACACCGACCAGGTGCTGGACGTCGGCCGTGAACTCGCCCGGTCGGTTCCGCTCACCGTTCTCGGACTGCGGATCTCCGTCTCGCTCGCGGAGTACTTCGCCTATGCCGCGCGCCGGATCCATCCCGATGTGCGCACGGTGACCCGCGGCGGCAGCGTCGCGTACGACGCACTCCTTCAGTCACGGGCCGCCGGCGGCACCTGGGTGCTGGCGTTCGCGATGCCACGGCATGCGAACGAGACCCTCGCGGCGATGCGCGCGGCCCGCAGCACGGGGCTGCGCGTCGCGCTGATCACCGACCTGTCACTCGGCCCCATCGTGGACGAGGCCGATGTGGCCCTGACCGCCGCCACCGGGTCACGGCTCGTCTTCGACTCCTACGCGGCGCCGGGCGTCCTGTCCGCCGCCCTGCTCCAGGCGATGGCCGACGCCGATCCGCAGCGCACGCAGAGCCGGCTCGAAAGCTACGAGCAGGCCGCCGAACAGCACGATTTCTTCCTCGAGGACTGA
- a CDS encoding ABC transporter substrate-binding protein — MRINRRAFAAAAAVIAVVLPLSACGGASDTGSSDASGKVEGRITFQTWNLQANFKDYFNGLIADFEKQHPGTDVKWVDRPAEGYADKISADAAGGTLPDVVNVSPDLVAPLAKAGLALDLDKAASQYRKEYLEGAWQSHRIPGMEGTFAFPWYLNTGPLFYNKRLLTEAGLDAAQPPKTYDQVFAAGLQLAQKSKGKIATLANVPTIEDFGRYDVPLMNKEGTGFAFNDAKGVELLTKYKELYDAKALDPQALTATPESAGHKFLTESVAMNPGSALDLGNFKKQAPGLYKNIGITDQVSSTGHANMYVMGVMVNSRSQQKPAAVAFAHFVTDATRQMEFAKKVAIFPSTAGSLDDPYFTKEDGSDETRVRVAAAKSLKTAVNYTPVLFSEQMKTELRNAVARALQGKESPEEALDNAVKACDRLLKQS, encoded by the coding sequence GTGCGCATCAACCGCAGGGCATTCGCCGCTGCCGCCGCCGTCATCGCCGTCGTCCTGCCGCTGAGTGCCTGCGGCGGCGCATCGGACACCGGTTCGTCCGACGCCTCCGGCAAGGTCGAGGGCCGGATCACCTTCCAGACCTGGAACCTCCAGGCCAACTTCAAGGACTACTTCAACGGCCTGATCGCCGACTTCGAGAAGCAGCACCCCGGTACCGACGTGAAGTGGGTCGACCGGCCGGCCGAGGGCTACGCCGACAAGATCAGCGCGGATGCGGCCGGAGGCACCCTGCCCGACGTCGTCAACGTCTCGCCGGACCTGGTCGCCCCGCTCGCCAAGGCCGGGCTCGCCCTCGATCTGGACAAGGCCGCCTCCCAGTACCGCAAGGAGTATCTGGAAGGCGCCTGGCAGAGCCATCGGATACCCGGCATGGAGGGCACCTTCGCCTTCCCCTGGTACCTCAACACCGGCCCGCTCTTCTACAACAAGCGGCTCCTCACCGAGGCGGGGCTCGACGCCGCGCAGCCGCCGAAGACGTACGACCAGGTCTTCGCCGCCGGGCTCCAGCTGGCCCAGAAGAGCAAGGGGAAGATCGCCACCCTGGCCAATGTGCCCACCATCGAGGACTTCGGCCGCTATGACGTCCCGCTGATGAACAAGGAGGGCACCGGCTTCGCCTTCAACGACGCGAAGGGCGTCGAACTCCTCACCAAGTACAAGGAGTTGTACGACGCCAAGGCGCTGGATCCGCAGGCACTCACGGCCACGCCCGAGTCCGCGGGCCACAAGTTCCTGACCGAGTCGGTGGCCATGAACCCGGGCAGCGCACTGGACCTCGGGAACTTCAAGAAGCAGGCGCCCGGCCTGTACAAGAACATCGGGATCACCGACCAGGTCAGCAGCACCGGACACGCCAACATGTACGTCATGGGCGTGATGGTGAACTCCCGGTCGCAGCAGAAGCCCGCCGCCGTCGCCTTCGCGCACTTCGTGACCGACGCGACCCGCCAGATGGAGTTCGCCAAGAAGGTCGCCATCTTCCCGAGCACCGCGGGCTCCCTGGACGACCCGTACTTCACCAAGGAGGACGGCAGCGACGAGACCCGCGTCCGGGTCGCGGCCGCCAAGTCCCTGAAGACGGCCGTCAATTACACACCGGTGCTGTTCAGCGAGCAGATGAAGACCGAGCTGCGCAACGCGGTGGCGCGGGCGCTCCAGGGCAAGGAGAGCCCCGAGGAAGCGCTTGACAACGCTGTCAAGGCCTGCGACCGGCTGCTCAAGCAGAGCTGA